Sequence from the Miscanthus floridulus cultivar M001 chromosome 16, ASM1932011v1, whole genome shotgun sequence genome:
GTCGTCCTCCGCGGCGTCCTCGGGGCTCGACTTCGAGGACACCGCCCTCACCCTCACGCTGCGCCTCCCGGGCTCCGACCCCGACGTCCGCAAGCGCGCCGCCTCCACCTCCAACCCCGCCGCCggccgcggcagcagcagcagctccccgCGGGCCTCCGAGGCTCCGCCGGCCCCCAAGTACGTACGCTCGCTCGCGAGGGACGGACGTAGCTACGCTCGTGGCGGTTCGTTGATTTTGGGGGTCGATTCGGGTCTGATTCGTTCGTTTGGGTTGGTGATCAAGGGCGCAGGTGGTGGGGTGGCCGCCCGTGAGCCGGAACCGGCGGAACGCGCTCCCCAGCAGGGGAAAGTTCGTCAAGGTGGCCGTGGCCGGCGCGCCTTACCAGCGCAAGGTGGACCTCGAGGCCTACGCGGGCTACGACCAGCTGCTCGCCGCGCTCCAGGACAAGTTCACCTCCCACTTCACCGTCCGCCGTGAGTGCATCGTCCGAACTTTTCTGCtctgccttgttccttgttgcctGAGCATGATGGATGGGTGGATATATGCAGGCCGGGTGGGGAACGAGGAGATGGCGCTCGTCGACGTCGTCAGCGGGGCAGAGTACGTGCCCACGTATGAGGACAAGGACGGCGACTGGATGCTCGTCGGGGACGTCCCCTGGAGGTGAGTTTTCACTCGGGCGCCTTCCTCGCTATTATCACTTCTGCTGCTACAAAGATAAAGATCACATCGTTTAAATTCATCTAGACAACTTATGACTATGCTCATGGATTGGTGCAGTGTTGGATCAGAGTGTGGTGACATGTGAAATCTGGAATTCATAGGTTTTTTTTGTGCCTTTTAATGAAACATGTGTGAAAGCGTAATAGGGATTGTGGAATACGCGATGTATTACTCAGGAGCCAATGTTGTGTACATATATAGGCACGATGGGGAGCCGGGTACGGCAGGCCCATGGGCCGTGACACGTTTACAATCTAACACTCCCCCGTAGTTGGAACTGGGAGCACCGCGAACATTAAGACTGGACCTAAACTCCACAAAGTCGGAGTCCCTTGGTGAAAATGTCAACGTACTGGGATGTCGTAGGGACATGTAGAACACTAACTTCTCCAAGGGCGCCGCGGTCACGAACGAAGTGTGATCAATCTCCACATGCTTGGTCCGTTGGTGCTGAACGGAGTTGGTGGACAAATAAACGGTACTGACATTGTCACAGTACACAATGGTAGCTCGTCGAAAGAGGTGAATGGAGCTCATGAAGGAGTTGGCGCAACCAGCACGCCTCCGCAACTCCATTGGCGACAGCGCGATATTCGGCCTCTGCACTAGATCTGGAGACTGTTGACTGACGCTGTGAAGACCAGAAGATCAAATTGTTGCCCAGAAATACGCCGTAGCCAGAGGTGGAACGACGAGCGTCGAGACAACCGGCCCAATCAGCATCAGCATACACAGTCAGATCAACAGGCGAGGTGCGAAGAAGGTGAAAACCAAGATCCAGAGTACCCTTGAATATAGCACAGGATACGCTTCATGGCGGTGAGGTGTGGCTCTCTCGGGTCATGCATGTGAGGACAGACCTGCTGGACGGCGTAGGCAATATCAGGACGCgtgaaggtgaggtactgaaGGGCTCCGGCAATGCTGCGAAAATGTGTCGGATCGGTCATCGAAACACCATCAGCAGATATCTTGGCGTGAGTATCGTCGAGTGTGCTGCAAAGCTTGCAGTCACGCATACCAGCACGGTCCAAAATATCCCGCATATATTGCTTCTGAGAGAGAAATAATCCATCAGCTCGACGGTCAACAGAGATACCCTAGGAAGTGATGAAGAGGAACCATATATGTCATAGAGAATTCCGCTGGAGAGCTGCTATGACGTGCTGAAGAAAACTATGTGACGAGGCGGTGAGAACAATATCATCCACATAGAGAAGCAAAAATGCTATGTCGGCGCCGCGGCAGTAAATGAACAGGGAGGTGTCAGCCTTGGCCTCAACAAACCCGAGAGAGGTGATGTGACGGGCAAAACGACTGTACCACGCGCGAGTTGCCTGCTTCGGTCCATACAGTGATCTGTTCAGCCTGCACACATAGCTGGGTCGGAAAGAGTCAACAAATCTAGATGGCTGCTCACAGTAGACAGTCTCAGTTAGCGTCCCATGGAGGAAGGCATTCTTGACGTCCAACTGATGGATCGGCCAGGAGCGAGACAGAGCTAGTGTAAGAACAACTCGAACGGTAGCTGGCTTGACAACTGGACTGAAAGTCTCATCGTAATGAATCCCAGGGCGCTGAGTGAAACTTGTGACGATAAACCCATTTACCGGTGACGATGTTCACACCAAGCGGACAGGCAACCAATGTCCAAGTATCGTTAGCCAGGAGTGCATCGAACTCGCCCTGCATCGCTGCTCGCCAGTTAGGGTCTGCCAAGGCGGAGCGGAAGGTCTTTGGCATGGGAGAGAGTGTCGCCGTATGAAGATTCAGGCGATCGACTGGCTGAATGAAGCCAGACTTGCCTCGAGTCCGCATGCTGTGATTGTTGACCACAGGCACGATGGACTGAGGCCGCGTAGCGGCGGTGCGTCCAGCTCTACTGGCAGCAACCTAGGACCGAACGTCCACAGGGGCAGCAGAGCCGGATGCCAAGGAGCCGGTGGCGCCACCTGGACCAAAGCCTGGCTCGATGGTCGGTGGCGCACTGGGTGCAGCCGCACTGCCCGAGCCAGAGGCGGGCAGCGGACTGGGCGCGGGCGAGGGGGCACCGGGCACAGGCGATGACGCCCCTGGTGCCGGTGCATGAACGCCAGGCGCGGGCGCGGACGACTGAGGCGCGCCGGGAGGAGTACCTGCAACCACAGCACTAGGCCCAATGGGCATAGTGGAAATGTCATCATCGTTCAAAAAATCCAAGGTGGCGGGATCCAAGGGTGAGGTCGACATCTCAAAAAAGGGGAACAAGGACTCATCAAATATCACATGACGAGAGATAATGATCCTTTTGGAGTGGAGGTCGAGACATCGATAACCCTTGTGATCGGAGGAATAACCGAGGAACACACACAAGGATGAACGAGAAGATAATTTGTGCGGAGCTGTGGAGGACAAGTTTGGATAACAGGCGTAGCCAAAGACCCGAAGGTGAGTGTAGGATGGATGAGTGCCGTATAGAGAGCAAAAAACGGTGTAAGGCAGCCGATGGTCGTAGTGGGGTGACGGTTAAGGAGGTAGGTGGCAGTATGGAGGGATTCAACCCAGTAGATCGTGGAAGGCTGCCCTGGAAAAGAAGAGAGCGCACAATATTATTAATAGTGCGAAGGGCGCGCTCGACTTTACCGTTTTGCTGAGAAGTGTATGGGCACGACATACAAAGGACGACGCCCTATGAGAGGAAGAATGTGCGGGCCGAAGAGTGATCGAACTCATGGCCGTTGTCGCACTAGATGGCCTTGACAGGAGTGCCAAACTGCGTGCGCACGTAGGCAAAAAAAGTTAGAAAGCGTGGCAAAAGTCTCAGATTTAAGGCGAAGCGGAAATGTCCAAGCATAGTGGGAGCAATCATCAATAATAACGAGATAATATTTGTAACCCGACACGCTAGCAACAGGGGATGTCCAAAGATCACAATGCATTAAGTCGAATTTATTGACAGCTCGAGAAGTAGAGGTTCCAAAAGGAAGACGAACATGACGGCCCAATTGGCAAGCATGACATATGTGATCACAGTTTGGGTTTATTACACGGAATAGCTTGAGAGCTAATAAGCTTAGACAAAGC
This genomic interval carries:
- the LOC136513012 gene encoding auxin-responsive protein IAA1-like encodes the protein MSEGPARSSTESSSAASSGLDFEDTALTLTLRLPGSDPDVRKRAASTSNPAAGRGSSSSSPRASEAPPAPKAQVVGWPPVSRNRRNALPSRGKFVKVAVAGAPYQRKVDLEAYAGYDQLLAALQDKFTSHFTVRRRVGNEEMALVDVVSGAEYVPTYEDKDGDWMLVGDVPWRMFVETCQPSSSDEKL